The nucleotide window TGCCTACTCTAACTCCGTTCCTGGTCGCTCCAAGAGCGTGGCAGGCATCCTCCACGACCACCGCCCCGTTCTTCTCGGCGAGCTCGAGGAAGGGGCCGAGGTCCACGGGGAAGCCCGCGTAACTGACGGGCGCGATCACACTTGTCCTTGGGGTCGCCTTGCCGGCGGCCTCCTTCGGGTCGAGACAGAGAGTCCGAGGGTCGATATCGCCGAAGACCGGTACCCCTCCAAGGTAGAGGGCCGCGTTGCCCGTGGCGGCGAAGGTCATGGCGCTGGTCAGGACCTCGTCGCCCGCCTCGACGCCCGCGGCGAAATAGGCTCCGTGCAGAGCGGCCGTTCCGTTGGCGAAGGCCACAGCGTGCTCTGTGCCGACGTACCGGGCGAAGGCCTCTTCGAACTGTCTTACCGAGGGGCCCTGGGTCAGCCAGTCGCCCCTCATGACGGAGATAACCGCTTCGATGTCTTCCTCGTCGATGTACTGACGCCCGTAGAATAACGATCTCATTCCTTCACCGCCTTTAGCATGTCTTGGCCCGCCGCTCCCTGAAATAGGCGACCATGGCCTCCGCACACTCCTCCTCCAGGACTCCGGACTCGACCCTACACCTGTGATTGAGGCGGCCGTCGCGGACTATGTCGAACAGGGTGCCGCACGCCCCGGCCCTCGGGTCGGGACAGCCGAACACCAGTCGAGCGATCCTCGCCAGCACTATCGCACCGGCACACATAGGACAGGGCTCAACCGTGACGAAAAGGGTGCAGCCCGAGAGGTTCCACCCGCCCAGGCAGGCCGCCGCCTCCCGTATGGCAAGGATCTCGGCGTGAGCGGTCGGGTCGTCGCTCTTCCTGTTGCCCGCCCTGGCGAGCACCCGGCCCTCGGACACGACCAACGCTCCAACCGGCACGTCTCCCCGCGCCGCGGCCTCTCGCGCCTCTTCCAGCGCGAGGCGCATGAAGCGTTC belongs to Synergistaceae bacterium and includes:
- a CDS encoding nucleoside deaminase, whose product is MPQTRRSDERFMRLALEEAREAAARGDVPVGALVVSEGRVLARAGNRKSDDPTAHAEILAIREAAACLGGWNLSGCTLFVTVEPCPMCAGAIVLARIARLVFGCPDPRAGACGTLFDIVRDGRLNHRCRVESGVLEEECAEAMVAYFRERRAKTC